The following proteins are encoded in a genomic region of Corylus avellana chromosome ca4, CavTom2PMs-1.0:
- the LOC132179552 gene encoding WEB family protein At3g51220, whose product MHNIPTSTMEEEPHSLPENQPTLDYSSTVDTSSPFRSVKEAVAIFGERLLTGEIYSPKPYNANYVPKQETAWKYFSPSPTPKPKVEDNENVLFDTLKRLEAELEETKVELKLLKERESETEVALASLNAELHKNMSKQAQAEAAAAATRAAGVERANSGIREEERRSEMMIRMEDSPTLAQILRLGGEGYFGGKQERKTMKKKPIIPLVGDLFSRKKRSSSALNNHLYSSPHLYH is encoded by the coding sequence ATGCACAACATTCCCACTTCCACCATGGAAGAAGAACCCCATTCTCTCCCTGAAAATCAACCAACACTAGACTATAGCTCCACCGTCGACACTTCCAGCCCCTTCCGCTCCGTCAAAGAAGCCGTAGCCATCTTCGGCGAGAGGCTTCTTACCGGAGAAATATACTCTCCAAAACCATATAATGCAAATTATGTTCCAAAGCAAGAAACTGCATGGAAATATTTCTCACCAAGTCCCACTCCAAAACCTAAagtagaagataatgaaaacgTGCTTTTTGACACTCTAAAGAGGCTGGAGGCCGAGCTTGAGGAAACGAAGGTGGAGTTGAAGCTGTTGAAGGAGAGAGAGTCGGAAACTGAGGTTGCATTGGCCTCGCTGAACGCTGAGCTTCACAAGAACATGTCGAAGCAGGCCCAGGCCGAGGCGGCGGCTGCGGCAACGAGAGCGGCGGGTGTTGAGAGAGCAAATAGCGGCATAAGAGAGGAGGAGAGGAGGAGTGAGATGATGATTAGGATGGAGGACTCGCCCACTTTGGCTCAGATATTACGTCTTGGCGGGGAAGGATATTTTGGAGGGAAACAGGAGAGGAAGACGATGAAGAAGAAGCCCATTATTCCTTTGGTGGGAGATTTGTTTTCCAGGAAAAAAAGATCTTCTAGTGCTCTGAATAACCATCTCTATTCATCTCCCCACTTGTATCATTGA
- the LOC132178607 gene encoding nifU-like protein 2, chloroplastic — MQAVVVNTPSYCGRAQQVLESLSSSSRPSSKNSSLFGTHLSIARGHNSLRRGSCRSVPFRFPSRSRSSVVKAVATPNSAVELPLTSENVESVLDEIRPYLIADGGNVALHEIDGNVVRLKLQGACGSCPSSVMTMKMGIERRLMEKMPEIVAVEPIADEETGLELNEENVEKVLEEIRPYLVGAAGGSLELVGIEEPIARVRITGPAAAVMTVRVAVTQKLREKIPAIAAVQLL; from the exons ATGCAAGCTGTGGTGGTGAATACGCCCTCATACTGCGGCAGGGCTCAGCAAGTCCTAGAATCTCTCTCCTCTTCTTCACGCCCCTCCTccaag AACTCGAGCTTGTTTGGCACGCATCTATCTATCGCGAGGGGACATAATTCACTGCGGCGAGGCTCATGTCGTTCTGTTCCATTTCGTTTCCCTTCACGTTCACGCAGCTCCG TTGTGAAGGCTGTTGCTACTCCAAATTCAGCAGTGGAGTTGCCACTAACTTCAGAGAATGTTGAGAGTGTATTGGATGAAATCCGACCTTATCTAATTGCAGATGGGGGCAATGTGGCATTACATGAGATCGATGGCAATGTTGTGCGGTTGAAGCTACAGGGAGCGTGTGGTTCCTGCCCAAGTTCTGTTATGACAATGAAAATGGGCATTGAGCGTCGATTGATGGAAAAAATGCCTGAAATAGTGGCAGTGGAACCAATAGCCGATGAAGAAACTGGCCTTGAGCTGAATGAAGAAAATGTAGAGAAG GTGCTCGAAGAAATAAGGCCCTATCTAGTTGGGGCAGCTGGTGGATCTCTTGAACTTGTAGGAATTGAAGAGCCAATAGCCAGAGTTCGGATAACAGGACCAGCTGCAGCGGTGATGACCGTTCGGGTGGCTGTTACACAGAAACTTCGGGAGAAAATCCCAGCCATCGCAGCCGTTCAACTTCTGTAA